A single genomic interval of Vicugna pacos chromosome 34, VicPac4, whole genome shotgun sequence harbors:
- the VAMP1 gene encoding vesicle-associated membrane protein 1 isoform X3, with protein sequence MSAPAQPPTEGAEGAAPGGGPPGPPPNLTSNRRLQQTQAQVEEVVDIMRVNVDKVLERDQILSELDDRADALQAGASQFESSAAKLKRKYWWKNCKMMIMLGAICAIIVVVIVTPKKVEMEVREERRGEEREADARRRLPSGRDPPQLSVSRSAV encoded by the exons AT GTCTGCTCCAGCTCAGCCACCCACCGAAGGGGCAGAAGGGGCTGCTCCAGGTGGGGGTCCCCCCGGCCCTCCTCCTAATCTGACCAGTAACAGACGACTGCAGCAAACCCAGGCACAAGTGGAGGAG GTGGTGGACATCATGCGTGTGAATGTGGACAAGGTCCTGGAGAGGGACCAGATACTGTCAGAGCTGGATGACCGAGCCGACGCTTTGCAGGCGGGAGCGTCACAATTTGAGAGCAGCGCTGCCAAGCTAAAGAGGAAGTATTGGTGGAAAAACTGCAAG ATGATGATCATGCTGGGAGCTATCTGTGCCATCATCGTGGTAGTTATTGTAA CCCCCAAGAAAGTGGAGATGGAAGTacgggaagagaggcggggcgaaGAAAGGGAGGCTGACGCCAGACGAAGGCTCCCCAGTGGCCGGGACCCACCCCAACTTTCG GTTTCCAGATCAGCGGTATAG
- the VAMP1 gene encoding vesicle-associated membrane protein 1 isoform X6, with protein MSAPAQPPTEGAEGAAPGGGPPGPPPNLTSNRRLQQTQAQVEEVVDIMRVNVDKVLERDQILSELDDRADALQAGASQFESSAAKLKRKYWWKNCKMMIMLGAICAIIVVVIVNH; from the exons AT GTCTGCTCCAGCTCAGCCACCCACCGAAGGGGCAGAAGGGGCTGCTCCAGGTGGGGGTCCCCCCGGCCCTCCTCCTAATCTGACCAGTAACAGACGACTGCAGCAAACCCAGGCACAAGTGGAGGAG GTGGTGGACATCATGCGTGTGAATGTGGACAAGGTCCTGGAGAGGGACCAGATACTGTCAGAGCTGGATGACCGAGCCGACGCTTTGCAGGCGGGAGCGTCACAATTTGAGAGCAGCGCTGCCAAGCTAAAGAGGAAGTATTGGTGGAAAAACTGCAAG ATGATGATCATGCTGGGAGCTATCTGTGCCATCATCGTGGTAGTTATTGTAA atCACTGA
- the VAMP1 gene encoding vesicle-associated membrane protein 1 isoform X1 — translation MSAPAQPPTEGAEGAAPGGGPPGPPPNLTSNRRLQQTQAQVEEVVDIMRVNVDKVLERDQILSELDDRADALQAGASQFESSAAKLKRKYWWKNCKMMIMLGAICAIIVVVIVKILLRDSACRASACGSCLMFASALGTETSLPVAGEITPVPSSTKLQRHQACMEMVPPTSYARCQGDLGDPQAPRLQHKMPPQEDTVLWLRMKGNLAHVDSF, via the exons AT GTCTGCTCCAGCTCAGCCACCCACCGAAGGGGCAGAAGGGGCTGCTCCAGGTGGGGGTCCCCCCGGCCCTCCTCCTAATCTGACCAGTAACAGACGACTGCAGCAAACCCAGGCACAAGTGGAGGAG GTGGTGGACATCATGCGTGTGAATGTGGACAAGGTCCTGGAGAGGGACCAGATACTGTCAGAGCTGGATGACCGAGCCGACGCTTTGCAGGCGGGAGCGTCACAATTTGAGAGCAGCGCTGCCAAGCTAAAGAGGAAGTATTGGTGGAAAAACTGCAAG ATGATGATCATGCTGGGAGCTATCTGTGCCATCATCGTGGTAGTTATTGTAA AAATCCTGTTACGTGACTCAGCCTGCAGGGCCTCTGCCTGTGGGTCCTGTCTGATGTTTGCATCTGCTCTAGGGACTGAGACAAGCCTCCCTGTGGCAGGGGAGATCACTCCTGTCCCTTCCTCTACAAAGCTCCAGAGACATCAGGCCTGCATGGAGATGGTACCTCCTACCTCATATGCAAGATGCCAGGGGGACTTGGGAGACCCCCAGGCCCCTCGCCTTCAGCACAAGATGCCTCCCCAAGAGGACACTGTCCTCTGGCTCAGAATGAAGGGCAACTTGGCACATGTTGactctttttaa
- the VAMP1 gene encoding vesicle-associated membrane protein 1 isoform X5, producing MSAPAQPPTEGAEGAAPGGGPPGPPPNLTSNRRLQQTQAQVEEVVDIMRVNVDKVLERDQILSELDDRADALQAGASQFESSAAKLKRKYWWKNCKMMIMLGAICAIIVVVIVKTETHPLTSD from the exons AT GTCTGCTCCAGCTCAGCCACCCACCGAAGGGGCAGAAGGGGCTGCTCCAGGTGGGGGTCCCCCCGGCCCTCCTCCTAATCTGACCAGTAACAGACGACTGCAGCAAACCCAGGCACAAGTGGAGGAG GTGGTGGACATCATGCGTGTGAATGTGGACAAGGTCCTGGAGAGGGACCAGATACTGTCAGAGCTGGATGACCGAGCCGACGCTTTGCAGGCGGGAGCGTCACAATTTGAGAGCAGCGCTGCCAAGCTAAAGAGGAAGTATTGGTGGAAAAACTGCAAG ATGATGATCATGCTGGGAGCTATCTGTGCCATCATCGTGGTAGTTATTGTAA
- the VAMP1 gene encoding vesicle-associated membrane protein 1 isoform X4 — translation MSAPAQPPTEGAEGAAPGGGPPGPPPNLTSNRRLQQTQAQVEEVVDIMRVNVDKVLERDQILSELDDRADALQAGASQFESSAAKLKRKYWWKNCKMMIMLGAICAIIVVVIVNVRTMGPGGEMTCSLWESWEGTQASCNPAH, via the exons AT GTCTGCTCCAGCTCAGCCACCCACCGAAGGGGCAGAAGGGGCTGCTCCAGGTGGGGGTCCCCCCGGCCCTCCTCCTAATCTGACCAGTAACAGACGACTGCAGCAAACCCAGGCACAAGTGGAGGAG GTGGTGGACATCATGCGTGTGAATGTGGACAAGGTCCTGGAGAGGGACCAGATACTGTCAGAGCTGGATGACCGAGCCGACGCTTTGCAGGCGGGAGCGTCACAATTTGAGAGCAGCGCTGCCAAGCTAAAGAGGAAGTATTGGTGGAAAAACTGCAAG ATGATGATCATGCTGGGAGCTATCTGTGCCATCATCGTGGTAGTTATTGTAA ATGTCAGAACCATGGGCCCAGGAGGCGAGATGACTTGCTCTTTGTGGGAGAGTTGGGAGGGCACCCAGGCCTCCTGCAACCCAGCCCACTAG
- the TAPBPL gene encoding tapasin-related protein: MGAKEWCLLICLALSRAADAAERQWRAVDVVLDCFLVKEGAHHGAFASSRNTVKALLVLKQVPVPDDGSLEGLTDFQGGTLAKDDAQIIFEASVNLVQMPQAEALLHADCSGNDVTCEISHYSLQARQEAAMETAAWFITNVQVSGGGPSISMVMKTLRDAENGAVLHPTLNLPLSPQRTVRTAVEFQVTARTPSLNLLLGSSVSLPCGFSMAPGLVLTNVEWRLQHMGSGRLVYSWTTGQGQAKREGATLEPEQQLLAGDASLTLPSLTVKDEGAYICQISTSRFRAQQIIQLHVQARPKVQLSLANEALPSTLICSVTGYYPLDVTVTWTREELDGARVPVSGASFSSLRQSTAGTYSISSSLTAEPGSAGATYSCQVTHVSLEEPLGANTWVAPPEQGMAFGVLFASSLFLLALLFLGLQRRQATSPRPAETPRHSG, encoded by the exons ATGGGCGCCAAGGAATGGTGCCTGCTGATCTGCTTGGCTCTCTCCAGGGCGGCAGACGCCG CAGAGAGGCAGTGGCGGGCAGTGGATGTGGTGCTAGACTGCTTCCTGGTGAAGGAAGGTGCTCACCATGGAGCTTTTGCCAGCAGTAGGAACACGGTAAAGGCCTTGTTGGTGCTGAAGCAGGTGCCAGTGCCAGATGATGGCTCCCTAGAAGGCCTCACAGATTTCCAAGGGGGCACACTGGCCAAGGACGACGCCCAGATTATCTTCGAGGCCTCAG tGAACCTGGTACAGATGCCCCAGGCTGAGGCCTTGCTCCACGCTGACTGCAGCGGGAATGATGTGACCTGTGAGATCTCCCACTACTCTCTCCAGGCCAGGCAAGAGGCCGCCATGGAGACGGCAGCCTGGTTCATCACCAACGTGCAGGTGTCTGGAGGGGGACCTAGTATATCCATGGTGATGAAAACTCTCAGAGATGCTGAGAATGGGGCTGTCTTGCATCCCACGCTGAACCTGCCCCTTAGCCCCCAGAGGACTGTGCGAACTGcag TGGAGTTCCAGGTGACAGCACGGACCCCGTCCCTGAACCTCCTGCTGGGGTCCTCAGTCTCCCTGCCCTGTGGCTTCTCCATGGCACCAGGCTTGGTCCTCACCAACGTGGAGTGGCGGCTGCAGCACATGGGCAGTGGACGACTGGTGTACAGCTGGACCACGGGGCAGGGGCAGGCCAAGCGGGAGGGCGCCACCCTGGAGCCTGAGCAGCAACTCCTCGCTGGGGATGCCTCCCTCACCCTCCCCAGCCTCACTGTGAAGGATGAAGGGGCCTATATATGCCAGATCTCCACCTCCCGCTTCCGAGCGCAACAGATTATCCAGCTCCACGTCCAAG CTCGCCCCAAAGTACAACTGAGCCTGGCCAACGAAGCCCTGCCAAGCACCCTCATCTGCAGTGTCACCGGCTATTATCCTCTGGATGTGACTGTGACGTGGACCCGAGAGGAGCTGGATGGAGCCCGGGTCCCGGTCTCTGGCGCCTCCTTCTCCAGCCTCCGGCAGAGCACGGCAGGCACTTACAGCATCTCCTCCTCGCTGACGGCAGAACCTGGCTCTGCGGGCGCCACTTACAGCTGCCAAGTCACCCACGTCTCCCTGGAGGAGCCTCTTGGGGCCAACACCTGGGTTGCCCCACCAG AGCAGGGGATGGCCTTTGGAGTCCTCTTTGCCAGCAGCCTCTTCCTCCTTGCACTGCTGTTCCTAGGGCTGCAGAGACGCCAAG CTACCTCACCAAGGCCTGCCGAGACCCCGAGGCACTCTGGGTAG
- the CD27 gene encoding CD27 antigen isoform X1, giving the protein MALPPVCWLWVLGTLAGLSATPAPNSCPEKHYRAPKELCCQMCEPGMFLVKHCDQEGKAAQCGRCTPGVSFSPDHHTRPHCESCRHCNSGLLIRNCTLTSNTECACPEGWQCRDKECTECDRPPQAPGPHPQPFQSPDAEEMPEARTARHTRTLAGSMLQPAPTLSTHWPPQERMHTEESMREASQKGPGSRAQKSLCSSECIRIFVILSGMFLAFTIVGALFLHQQRKYGLSKRQNIGLQACSCTPPLPTTWALPPDLEAHRTSPAPPFPPYSLPSSLLSWALLTALPQATCLWSPCLPSPFTPSPPPAKPHLILPLQTQEKVQRRLQSLVHTAAPGRKRAAPSPFRRITENLSHLATSEPVPAIKS; this is encoded by the exons ATGGCCCTGCCACCTGTCTGCTGGCTGTGGGTTCTGGGGACCCTGGCAGGGCTCTCAGCTACCCCAGCCCCCAACAGCTGTCCAGAGAAGCACTACCGGGCTCCCAAAGAACTGTGCTGCCAGATGTGTGAGCCAG GAATGTTCCTGGTGAAGCACTGCGACCAGGAAGGGAAGGCTGCTCAGTGTGGTCGCTGTACACCGGGGGTCTCCTTCTCGCCAGACCATCACACCCGGCCCCACTGTGAGAGCTGCCGGCACTGCAACTCTG GTCTTCTCATTCGAAACTGCACCCTCACCTCCAATACTGAGTGTGCCTGCCCTGAGGGCTGGCAGTGCAGGGACAAGGAGTGTACAGAGTGTGACCGtccaccccaggccccaggcccacaCCCACAACCCTTCCAGTCACCTGACGCTGAAG aGATGCCAGAGGCCAGGACAGCCAGGCACACACGGACCCTGGCTGGCTCCATGCTGCAGCCTGCCCCTACCCTTTCGACCCACTGGCCACCCCAGGAGAGAATGCACACAGAAGAGTCCATGAGAGAAGCCAGTCAGAAGGGTCCTGGGAGCAGGG CCCAAAAGTCCCTGTGCAGCTCGGAATGCATCCGCATCTTTGTGATCCTCTCTGGAATGTTCCTTGCTTTCACCATAGTCGGAGCCCTGTTCCTCCATCAACAAAGAAAATACGGATTAAGTAAGAGACAAAATATAGGTCTCCAGGCCTGTTcctgcaccccacccctccccaccacctgggCCCTGCCACCCGACCTGGAAGCTCATCGAACTTCTCCAGCTCCACCTTTTCCACCctattccctcccttcctctcttctcagCTGGGCTCTCCTGACAGCCCTCCCCCAAGCTACCTGCCTTTGGTCACCCTGTCTCCCGTCTCCCTTCACCCCTTCCCCACCACCGGCCAAGCCTCATCTCATTCTCCCTCTGCAGACGCAGGAGAAAGTCCAGCGGCGCCTGCAGAGCCTTGTCCATACAGCTGccccagggaggaagagggcGGCGCCATCCCCATTCAGGAGGATTACCGAAAACCTGAGCCACCTTGCTACCTCTGAGCCGGTGCCTGCAATCAAGTCCTAG
- the CD27 gene encoding CD27 antigen isoform X2, with the protein MALPPVCWLWVLGTLAGLSATPAPNSCPEKHYRAPKELCCQMCEPGMFLVKHCDQEGKAAQCGRCTPGVSFSPDHHTRPHCESCRHCNSGLLIRNCTLTSNTECACPEGWQCRDKECTECDRPPQAPGPHPQPFQSPDAEEMPEARTARHTRTLAGSMLQPAPTLSTHWPPQERMHTEESMREASQKGPGSRAQKSLCSSECIRIFVILSGMFLAFTIVGALFLHQQRKYGLNAGESPAAPAEPCPYSCPREEEGGAIPIQEDYRKPEPPCYL; encoded by the exons ATGGCCCTGCCACCTGTCTGCTGGCTGTGGGTTCTGGGGACCCTGGCAGGGCTCTCAGCTACCCCAGCCCCCAACAGCTGTCCAGAGAAGCACTACCGGGCTCCCAAAGAACTGTGCTGCCAGATGTGTGAGCCAG GAATGTTCCTGGTGAAGCACTGCGACCAGGAAGGGAAGGCTGCTCAGTGTGGTCGCTGTACACCGGGGGTCTCCTTCTCGCCAGACCATCACACCCGGCCCCACTGTGAGAGCTGCCGGCACTGCAACTCTG GTCTTCTCATTCGAAACTGCACCCTCACCTCCAATACTGAGTGTGCCTGCCCTGAGGGCTGGCAGTGCAGGGACAAGGAGTGTACAGAGTGTGACCGtccaccccaggccccaggcccacaCCCACAACCCTTCCAGTCACCTGACGCTGAAG aGATGCCAGAGGCCAGGACAGCCAGGCACACACGGACCCTGGCTGGCTCCATGCTGCAGCCTGCCCCTACCCTTTCGACCCACTGGCCACCCCAGGAGAGAATGCACACAGAAGAGTCCATGAGAGAAGCCAGTCAGAAGGGTCCTGGGAGCAGGG CCCAAAAGTCCCTGTGCAGCTCGGAATGCATCCGCATCTTTGTGATCCTCTCTGGAATGTTCCTTGCTTTCACCATAGTCGGAGCCCTGTTCCTCCATCAACAAAGAAAATACGGATTAA ACGCAGGAGAAAGTCCAGCGGCGCCTGCAGAGCCTTGTCCATACAGCTGccccagggaggaagagggcGGCGCCATCCCCATTCAGGAGGATTACCGAAAACCTGAGCCACCTTGCTACCTCTGA
- the CD27 gene encoding CD27 antigen isoform X3, with the protein MALPPVCWLWVLGTLAGLSATPAPNSCPEKHYRAPKELCCQMCEPGMFLVKHCDQEGKAAQCGRCTPGVSFSPDHHTRPHCESCRHCNSGLLIRNCTLTSNTECACPEGWQCRDKECTECDRPPQAPGPHPQPFQSPDAEEMPEARTARHTRTLAGSMLQPAPTLSTHWPPQERMHTEESMREASQKGPGSRDAGESPAAPAEPCPYSCPREEEGGAIPIQEDYRKPEPPCYL; encoded by the exons ATGGCCCTGCCACCTGTCTGCTGGCTGTGGGTTCTGGGGACCCTGGCAGGGCTCTCAGCTACCCCAGCCCCCAACAGCTGTCCAGAGAAGCACTACCGGGCTCCCAAAGAACTGTGCTGCCAGATGTGTGAGCCAG GAATGTTCCTGGTGAAGCACTGCGACCAGGAAGGGAAGGCTGCTCAGTGTGGTCGCTGTACACCGGGGGTCTCCTTCTCGCCAGACCATCACACCCGGCCCCACTGTGAGAGCTGCCGGCACTGCAACTCTG GTCTTCTCATTCGAAACTGCACCCTCACCTCCAATACTGAGTGTGCCTGCCCTGAGGGCTGGCAGTGCAGGGACAAGGAGTGTACAGAGTGTGACCGtccaccccaggccccaggcccacaCCCACAACCCTTCCAGTCACCTGACGCTGAAG aGATGCCAGAGGCCAGGACAGCCAGGCACACACGGACCCTGGCTGGCTCCATGCTGCAGCCTGCCCCTACCCTTTCGACCCACTGGCCACCCCAGGAGAGAATGCACACAGAAGAGTCCATGAGAGAAGCCAGTCAGAAGGGTCCTGGGAGCAGGG ACGCAGGAGAAAGTCCAGCGGCGCCTGCAGAGCCTTGTCCATACAGCTGccccagggaggaagagggcGGCGCCATCCCCATTCAGGAGGATTACCGAAAACCTGAGCCACCTTGCTACCTCTGA